In the Acomys russatus chromosome 11, mAcoRus1.1, whole genome shotgun sequence genome, one interval contains:
- the Gabbr1 gene encoding gamma-aminobutyric acid type B receptor subunit 1 gives MLLLLLLVPLFLRPLGAGGAQTPNATSEGCQIIHPPWEGGIRYRGLTRDQVKAINFLPVDYEIEYVCRGEREVVGPKVRKCLANGSWTDMDTPSRCVRICSKSYLTLENGKVFLTGGDLPALDGARVDFRCDPDFHLVGSSRSICSQGQWSTPKPHCQVNRTPHSERRAVYIGALFPMSGGWPGGQACQPAVEMALEDVNSRRDILPDYELKLIHHDSKCDPGQATKYLYQLLYNDPIKIILMPGCSSVSTLVAEAARMWNLIVLSYGSSSPALSNRQRFPTFFRTHPSATLHNPTRVKLFEKWGWKKIATIQQTTEVFTSTLDDLEERVKEAGIEITFRQSFFSDPAVPVKNLKRQDARIIVGLFYETEARKVFCEVYKERLFGKKYVWFLIGWYADNWFKTYDPSINCTVDEMTEAVEGHITTEIVMLNPANTRSISNMTSQEFVEKLTKRLKRHPEETGGFQEAPLAYDAIWALALALNKTSGGGGRSGVRLEDFNYNNQTITDQIYRAMNSSSFEGVSGHVVFDASGSRMAWTLIEQLQGGVYKKIGYYDSTKDVLSWTKADKWIGGSPPADQTLVIETFRFLSQKLFISVSVLSSLGIVLAVVCLSFNIYNSHVRYIQNSQPNLNNLTAVGCSLALAAVFPLGLDGHHIEKGQFPFVCQARLWLLGLGFSLGYGSMFTKIWWVHTVFTKKEEKKEWRKTLEPWKLYATVGLLVGMDVLTLAIWQIVDPLHRTIETFAKEEPKEDIDVSILPQLEHCSSNKMNTWLGIFYGYKGLLLLLGIFLAYETKSVSTEKINDHRAVGMAIYNVAVLCLITAPVTMILSSQQDAAFAFASLAIVFSSYITLVVLFVPKMRRLITRGEWQSEAQDTMKTGSSTNNNEEEKSRLLEKENRELEKIIAEKEERVSELRHQLQSRQQLRSRRHPPTPPDPSGGLPRGPSEPPDRLSCDGSRVHLLYK, from the exons atgctgctgctgctgctgttggtgcCTCTCTTCCTCCGCCCCCTGGGCGCTGGCGGGGCGCAGACCCCCAACGCCACCTCGGAAG GTTGTCAGATCATACATCCACCCTGGGAAGGGGGCATCAGGTACCGCGGCCTGACTCGCGACCAGGTGAAGGCCATCAACTTCCTGCCCGTGGACTATGAGATTGAATACGTGTGCCGGGGGGAGCGCGAAGTGGTGGGGCCCAAGGTGCGCAAGTGCCTGGCCAACGGCTCCTGGACGGATATGGACACACCCAGCCGTTGTG TCCGAATCTGCTCCAAGTCTTATTTGACCCTGGAAAATGGGAAGGTTTTCCTGACGGGTGGGGACCTCCCAGCTCTGGATGGAGCCCGGGTGGATTTCCGGTGTGACCCCGACTTCCATCTGGTGGGCAGCTCCCGCAGCATCTGTAGTCAGGGCCAGTGGAGCACCCCCAAGCCCCACTGCCAGG TGAATCGAACGCCACACTCAG AACGGCGTGCGGTATACATCGGGGCGCTGTTTCCCATGAGCGGGGGCTGGCCAGGGGGCCAGGCCTGCCAGCCCGCGGTGGAGATGGCGCTGGAGGACGTTAACAGCCGCAGGGACATCCTGCCTGACTACGAGCTCAAGCTTATCCACCACGACAGCAAG tgTGACCCAGGGCAAGCCACCAAGTACTTGTACCAGCTGCTCTACAACGACCCCATCAAGATCATCCTCATGCCCGGCTGCAGCTCTGTCTCTACACTCGTAGCTGAGGCTGCCCGGATGTGGAACCTCATTGTG ctctcaTACGGCTCCAGCTCGCCAGCCTTGTCAAACCGACAGCGTTTTCCAACCTTCTTCCGAACACATCCCTCCGCCACACTCCACAATCCCACCAGGGTGAAACTCTTTGAGAAGTGGGGCTGGAAGAAGATTGCCACCATCCAGCAGACCACAGAGGTCTTCACCTCC ACACTGGATGACCTGGAGGAGCGAGTGAAGGAGGCTGGGATTGAGATCACGTTCCGACAGAGTTTCTTCTCAGACCCAGCCGTGCCTGTGAAAAACCTGAAG CGTCAAGACGCTCGAATCATCGTGGGACTTTTCTATGAGACGGAAGCCCGGAAAGTTTTTTGTGAG GTCTACAAGGAACGCCTCTTTGGGAAGAAGTATGTCTGGTTCCTCATCGGCTGGTACGCTGACAACTGGTTCAAAACCTATGACCCGTCCATCAATTGTACGGTGGATGAGATGACGGAAGCCGTGGAGGGCCACATCACTACTGAGATTGTCATGCTGAACCCTGCCAACACCCGGAGCATATCCAACATG ACATCCCAGGAATTTGTGGAGAAACTAACCAAGAGACTAAAAAGACACCCCGAGGAAACTGGAGGCTTCCAGGAGGCGCCGCTGGCCTATGACGCTATATGGGCTTTGGCTCTGGCCTTGAACAAGACCTCGGGAGGAGGTGGCCGCTCGGGTGTGCGCCTGGAGGACTTTAACTACAACAACCAGACCATTACAGACCAAATCTACCGGGCTATGAACTCCTCCTCCTTTGAGGGTGTTTCT GGCCATGTGGTCTTTGATGCCAGCGGCTCCCGGATGGCGTGGACACTTATCGAGCAGCTGCAGG GTGGTGTCTACAAGAAGATTGGCTACTATGACAGCACCAAGGACGTTCTCTCCTGGACCAAAGCAGATAAGTGGATAG GAGGGTCTCCTCCAGCTGACCAGACCTTGGTCATCGAGACATTCCGTTTCCTGTCACAGAAACTCTTTATCTCCGTCTCAGTTCTCTCCAGCCTGGGCATTGTCCttgctgttgtctgtctgtcctttaaCATCTACAACTCCCACGTTCG TTATATCCAGAACTCCCAGCCCAACCTGAACAATCTGACGGCTGTGGGCTGCTCACTGGCACTAGCTGCTGTCTTTCCCCTCGGGCTGGATGGTCACCACATAGAGAAAGGCCAGTTCCCGTTTGTCTGCCAG GCCCGCCTTTGGCTCTTGGGCTTGGGCTTTAGTCTAGGCTATGGCTCTATGTTCACCAAGATCTGGTGGGTCCACACGGTCTtcacaaagaaagaggagaagaaggaatggaggaag ACCCTGGAGCCCTGGAAACTGTATGCCACTGTAGGCCTGCTGGTGGGCATGGATGTCCTGACTCTTGCCATCTGGCAGATTGTGGACCCCTTGCATCGAACCATTGAG aCTTTTGCCAAGGAGGAACCAAAGGAAGACATCGATGTCTCCATTCTGCCGCAGCTGGAGCACTGCAGCTCCAACAagatgaatacatggcttg GCATTTTCTATGGTTAcaaggggctgctgctgctgcttggaaTCTTTCTTGCTTATGAGACTAAAAGTGTATCCACTGAGAAGATCAACGACCACCGGGCGGTGGGCATGGCTATCTACAATGTTGCG GTCCTGTGTCTCATCACTGCCCCCGTCACCATGATCCTCTCCAGCCAGCAGGACGCAGCCTTCGCCTTCGCCTCTCTGGCCATCGTGTTCTCGTCCTACATTACATTGGTTGTGCTCTTTGTGCCCAAG ATGCGCAGGTTGATCACCCGAGGGGAGTGGCAGTCGGAAGCacaggacaccatgaaaacaggGTCGTCTACCAACAACAACGAGGAAGAGAAGTCCAGGCTGTTGGAGAAAGAAAACCGCGAATTGGAAAAGATCATTGCTGAG AAAGAGGAGCGAGTCTCTGAACTGCGCCATCAGCTCCAGTCTCGGCAGCAGCTGCGCTCACGGCGACACCCCCCAACACCACCAGACCCCTCTGGGGGCCTTCCCAGGGGACCCTCAGAGCCCCCTGACCGGCTTAGCTGTGACGGGAGCCGAGTGCATTTGCTTTACAAGTGA